From Triticum urartu cultivar G1812 chromosome 2, Tu2.1, whole genome shotgun sequence, a single genomic window includes:
- the LOC125534407 gene encoding uncharacterized protein LOC125534407: MASGSGKAKASSWAAAMGVGAGTVEAFKERHAGLCRWNHHVFPCVKQRADTAAAGNGKGKVAPAAGGAAARRRKARQEQEEELRTVMYLSNWGPNN; the protein is encoded by the coding sequence ATGGCGAGCGGCAGCGGCAAAGCCAAGGCATCGTCGTGGGCGGCGGCGATGGGCGTGGGCGCGGGCACGGTGGAGGCGTTCAAGGAACGGCATGCCGGGCTGTGCCGCTGGAACCACCATGTGTTCCCATGCGTCAAGCAGCGCGCCGACACCGCGGCCGCTGGAAACGGCAAGGGCAAGGTGGCACCCGCtgccggcggggcggcggcgaggaggcggaaGGCGAGGCAAGAGCAGGAGGAGGAGCTCCGGACGGTCATGTACCTCAGCAACTGGGGACCCAATAACTAG